Proteins from a genomic interval of Amycolatopsis sp. cg13:
- a CDS encoding 2-isopropylmalate synthase, producing the protein MNTVWNRQRPSRMPSHRYRDVYQRVDVPNTGRAWPGNRITHAPLWVPVDLRDGNQALAEPMDPARKRRFFELMISMGYKEIEVGYPSASQTDYDFVRLLADTDLAPDDVTIVVFTPARRDLIERTVESVRGIRNDVVIHLYTATAPTWRTVVLGHDQAALKELILDGARDVLRAAGDLPNVRFEFSPEVFNLTEPDYVLEVCDAVTETWQASPDRPVILNLPATVEIATPNVYADQIEYMHRNLARRDSVILSVHPHNDRGTGVACAELAVLAGAERVEGCIFGNGERTGNVDLATLALNLHAQGVDPMIDFSDIDEIRRTVEYCNRIEVHARHPYVGDLVHTAFSGTHQDAIKKGFAEHHARAAETGVPARELDWRVPYLPIDPADLGRDYAAVIRVNSQSGKGGIAYLLESEYGITLPRRLQIEFARRVQEHTDDSGHEVTATELWQLFEAAYLQPNPAIALSRFENSADEHTSITLRVDGTEHTTTHTGTGPVEALTAALGAHGRKVDIVALHQTSIGSGNDSEALTLLEYRTDSGTQWTAGRDRSVLAASLTAVVNAA; encoded by the coding sequence ATGAACACCGTTTGGAACCGGCAGCGACCCTCCCGCATGCCGTCGCACCGCTACCGCGACGTCTACCAGCGCGTCGACGTCCCCAACACCGGCCGCGCCTGGCCCGGCAACCGCATCACGCACGCTCCCCTCTGGGTGCCGGTCGACCTGCGCGACGGCAACCAGGCGCTGGCCGAGCCGATGGACCCGGCGCGCAAACGCCGGTTCTTCGAGCTGATGATCAGCATGGGGTACAAGGAAATCGAGGTCGGCTATCCGTCCGCCTCGCAGACCGACTACGACTTCGTCCGGCTGCTGGCGGACACCGATCTCGCCCCGGACGACGTCACCATCGTCGTGTTCACCCCGGCGCGGCGCGATCTGATCGAGCGGACCGTGGAGTCCGTCCGCGGCATCCGCAACGACGTCGTCATCCACCTGTACACCGCCACCGCGCCGACCTGGCGCACGGTGGTGCTCGGCCACGATCAGGCGGCGCTGAAAGAACTGATCCTCGACGGTGCCCGCGACGTTCTGCGCGCGGCCGGCGACCTGCCGAACGTCCGTTTCGAGTTCTCCCCCGAGGTCTTCAACCTGACCGAACCGGACTACGTGCTGGAGGTCTGCGACGCGGTCACCGAGACGTGGCAGGCGAGCCCGGACCGTCCGGTGATCCTGAACCTGCCGGCGACCGTCGAGATCGCGACGCCCAATGTGTACGCCGACCAGATCGAGTACATGCACCGCAACCTCGCCCGCCGCGATTCGGTGATCCTGTCCGTGCACCCGCACAACGACCGAGGCACCGGCGTCGCCTGCGCCGAACTCGCCGTGCTGGCCGGGGCCGAACGCGTCGAGGGCTGCATTTTCGGCAACGGCGAGCGCACCGGCAATGTCGACCTGGCGACACTGGCGCTGAACCTGCACGCGCAGGGCGTCGACCCGATGATCGACTTCTCGGACATCGACGAGATCCGCCGCACCGTCGAATACTGCAACCGGATCGAGGTCCACGCACGGCATCCGTACGTCGGCGACCTGGTGCACACCGCGTTCAGCGGCACCCATCAGGACGCGATCAAGAAGGGTTTCGCCGAACATCACGCGCGCGCCGCGGAAACCGGCGTGCCCGCGCGGGAACTGGACTGGCGCGTCCCGTACCTGCCGATCGACCCGGCCGACCTCGGTCGCGACTACGCCGCCGTGATCCGGGTGAACTCGCAGTCCGGCAAGGGCGGAATCGCCTACCTGCTGGAAAGCGAGTACGGGATCACGCTGCCGCGCCGGCTGCAGATCGAGTTCGCGCGCCGCGTCCAGGAGCACACCGACGACTCCGGTCATGAGGTGACCGCGACCGAACTGTGGCAGCTCTTCGAAGCCGCCTACCTGCAGCCGAACCCGGCGATCGCGTTGTCCCGCTTCGAAAACTCGGCCGACGAGCACACCAGCATCACCCTGCGCGTCGACGGAACCGAGCACACCACCACGCACACCGGAACCGGGCCGGTCGAAGCGCTCACCGCGGCGCTCGGCGCGCACGGGCGGAAGGTCGACATCGTGGCGCTGCACCAAACGAGCATCGGCTCCGGCAATGACAGCGAAGCGTTGACACTGCTGGAATACCGCACCGACAGCGGTACACAGTGGACAGCTGGACGGGACCGTTCCGTACTCGCGGCCAGCCTGACCGCAGTGGTCAACGCCGCCTGA
- a CDS encoding LysR family transcriptional regulator, whose protein sequence is MELEFVRTFVAVVDGGQFQEAAAELGITQQAVSKRVGALERELGVQLFTRTARGARLSSDGEAFLPHARVLLDAEKRALAAVRPEMRPLRVDVLNRRTKSAQLALSFHRAFPEVELQVVTTGAELSFDAAVAAVAAGSVDAAFRGVPKRDLPGGVTSGVVDYDAHELLVGPRHPFADLPSVPIAKLVGHRIWMPGLSASTEWGAYYAELSEAFDLTIDVSGPVFGNETMLDELATSPDLSTFVGAGSRYFWPDEYDLRRVLVVDPTPVYPMSLLWRREPAHPDVLKLRDYLVAGQEPGDGVWLPGWEQ, encoded by the coding sequence GTGGAGCTGGAATTCGTGCGGACCTTCGTCGCCGTCGTGGACGGAGGGCAGTTCCAGGAAGCGGCCGCGGAGCTGGGGATCACGCAGCAAGCGGTGTCCAAACGCGTCGGTGCGCTGGAGCGCGAGCTGGGGGTGCAGTTGTTCACCCGCACCGCGCGCGGTGCCCGGTTGAGCAGCGACGGCGAGGCCTTTCTGCCGCACGCGCGGGTGCTGTTGGACGCGGAGAAGCGCGCGCTCGCGGCGGTACGTCCGGAGATGCGCCCGCTGCGGGTGGACGTTCTGAATCGACGGACCAAGTCGGCGCAACTGGCGCTGAGTTTCCACCGGGCGTTCCCGGAGGTGGAGCTGCAGGTGGTGACCACCGGTGCCGAGCTGAGCTTCGACGCCGCCGTCGCCGCGGTCGCGGCCGGCTCGGTCGATGCGGCATTCCGTGGGGTGCCGAAGCGCGACCTCCCGGGCGGCGTGACGAGCGGCGTGGTGGACTACGACGCGCACGAGCTGCTGGTCGGCCCGCGCCACCCGTTCGCCGACCTGCCGTCGGTGCCGATCGCGAAACTGGTCGGCCACCGGATCTGGATGCCCGGGCTGTCGGCGAGCACGGAATGGGGCGCGTACTACGCGGAGCTGTCCGAGGCGTTCGACCTGACCATCGACGTGTCCGGTCCGGTCTTCGGCAACGAGACGATGCTGGACGAACTGGCGACGTCGCCGGACCTGTCGACCTTCGTGGGCGCGGGCTCGCGCTACTTCTGGCCGGACGAGTACGACCTCCGCCGCGTACTGGTGGTCGACCCGACGCCGGTGTATCCGATGTCGCTGCTGTGGCGGCGGGAGCCAGCGCATCCGGACGTGCTGAAGCTGCGGGATTATCTGGTGGCGGGGCAGGAACCTGGGGACGGGGTTTGGCTGCCTGGCTGGGAGCAGTAG
- a CDS encoding GNAT family N-acetyltransferase: protein MIRIEDLATRPELRGPALQLGFVGGEFLGQGLTAGLASSKRIAAHWPEFFLVLLDGEVPVARAAAIPVAFPTAERTELPDHGWDGALVWAAEDHLDGREPTTLVALEVYVAESARGQGIAAQALVELKNRARRARLSRLVVPVRPTGKPPLESIVDYLDRGTDPWLRSHERLGAEFRKIAPFAMTVTGTLAQWEQWTGVRLEDGHTVVPGGIAPVLASTEQDLGVYVEPNVWYEHPL from the coding sequence ATGATTCGCATCGAAGACCTTGCCACTCGGCCCGAACTGCGCGGTCCCGCGCTCCAGTTGGGATTCGTCGGCGGGGAGTTCCTCGGCCAAGGCCTCACCGCCGGGTTGGCCAGCTCGAAGCGGATCGCCGCGCACTGGCCCGAGTTCTTCCTGGTCCTCCTCGATGGCGAGGTTCCCGTCGCGCGAGCGGCGGCGATCCCGGTCGCCTTCCCGACCGCGGAACGAACCGAGCTGCCCGACCACGGCTGGGACGGTGCGCTCGTCTGGGCCGCCGAAGACCACCTCGACGGCCGCGAGCCGACCACGCTCGTCGCGCTGGAGGTGTACGTCGCGGAATCCGCGCGCGGGCAAGGGATTGCCGCGCAGGCGCTCGTCGAGCTGAAGAACCGGGCGCGCCGGGCCAGGCTTTCCCGGCTGGTCGTGCCGGTGCGGCCGACCGGCAAACCACCGCTGGAGTCCATTGTGGACTATCTAGACCGGGGCACCGATCCTTGGCTGCGCAGTCACGAGCGGCTCGGTGCGGAGTTCCGGAAGATCGCGCCGTTCGCGATGACCGTCACCGGCACGCTCGCGCAGTGGGAGCAGTGGACCGGCGTCCGCCTCGAAGACGGACACACCGTCGTACCTGGCGGAATCGCACCGGTACTGGCGTCAACGGAGCAGGATCTGGGCGTGTACGTCGAGCCGAACGTCTGGTACGAACACCCGCTCTGA
- a CDS encoding DUF2786 domain-containing protein: MPDHDTLLERVRKLLAKAEDPAVTPAEAELYNTKAAQLIARHGIDNAMLAASGQSGDDITVLRLPIANPYSRDKASLLTSIAYPLRCRTLLHRVGQGVEEVTVFGFRTDLARVELLYTSLLLQASTQLTRVRPEERVFRESLAAYRRTWLHGFARAVHERLSVAEENAARTYSDVAGGKSAELVVRDRTALVQQAFDREYGDLRSAAPRRLSGSGYREGHRAGTRANLDPAALGRRRSALPVR, translated from the coding sequence ATGCCCGACCACGACACGTTGCTGGAGCGCGTGCGGAAGCTGCTGGCCAAGGCCGAGGACCCGGCCGTCACGCCCGCCGAAGCCGAGCTGTACAACACCAAAGCGGCGCAACTGATCGCGCGGCACGGGATCGACAACGCGATGCTGGCCGCGTCCGGCCAAAGCGGCGACGACATCACCGTGCTGAGGCTGCCGATCGCCAATCCGTACAGCCGGGACAAGGCCAGCCTGCTCACCAGCATCGCCTACCCGTTGCGCTGCCGAACCCTGCTGCACCGAGTCGGCCAAGGGGTCGAAGAGGTCACCGTGTTCGGCTTCCGCACCGATCTCGCGCGGGTCGAGTTGCTGTACACCAGTCTTTTGCTGCAGGCGAGCACGCAGCTCACGCGGGTACGTCCCGAGGAACGGGTGTTCCGCGAATCGCTGGCGGCTTATCGGCGGACGTGGCTGCACGGGTTCGCGCGTGCGGTGCACGAGCGGCTGAGCGTCGCGGAGGAGAACGCCGCCCGGACATACTCCGATGTCGCCGGCGGGAAGTCGGCGGAACTGGTGGTGCGGGACCGGACGGCGTTGGTGCAGCAGGCTTTTGATCGCGAGTACGGAGACCTGCGCTCGGCTGCGCCACGACGGTTGTCGGGATCGGGGTATCGGGAGGGGCACCGGGCCGGGACCCGGGCGAATCTCGACCCGGCCGCGCTGGGGAGGCGGAGGTCGGCACTTCCGGTGCGGTGA